The Deinococcus wulumuqiensis R12 genome has a window encoding:
- a CDS encoding IclR family transcriptional regulator gives MLSLQKASNILGAFSAEQPEWGVRALAAHLGVPRATAHAYLAGLTEAGFLRRTPHGKYRLSWHIAEMGAQLTSALPWFQDARALLTRLALDVQAVAFLCILEGEDVVAAMRERHPDADIDLPLDVYLPATATASGKLLYVYAGMTPREFAHCTQSSITTADEWKTEVARVRRLGYAYSIEEWIPGQCTLAVPYHHGGSVVASIGVQMSAGRYLREERQIRSRVMDLVREAEELG, from the coding sequence GTGCTTTCTCTTCAAAAGGCGTCCAACATCCTGGGTGCGTTCAGCGCCGAGCAGCCCGAATGGGGGGTGCGTGCTCTGGCCGCCCACCTCGGGGTGCCGCGTGCCACCGCCCACGCCTACCTCGCCGGGCTGACCGAGGCAGGATTCCTGCGCCGCACCCCGCACGGCAAGTACCGGCTGTCCTGGCACATCGCCGAAATGGGCGCGCAACTCACCTCGGCGCTGCCCTGGTTTCAGGACGCCCGCGCCCTGCTCACGCGCCTGGCGCTCGACGTGCAGGCGGTGGCCTTCCTGTGCATTCTGGAAGGCGAGGACGTGGTGGCCGCCATGCGTGAGCGCCACCCGGACGCCGACATCGACCTGCCGCTCGACGTGTACCTGCCCGCCACCGCCACCGCGAGCGGCAAGCTGCTGTATGTCTACGCGGGCATGACCCCGCGTGAGTTCGCCCACTGCACCCAGAGCAGCATCACCACCGCCGACGAGTGGAAGACCGAGGTGGCGCGGGTGCGGCGCCTGGGCTACGCCTACTCCATCGAGGAATGGATTCCGGGCCAGTGCACCCTGGCCGTGCCCTACCACCACGGCGGCAGCGTGGTCGCCAGCATCGGCGTGCAGATGAGCGCCGGGCGTTACCTGCGCGAGGAACGCCAGATCCGCTCACGGGTGATGGACCTGGTGCGCGAGGCCGAGGAACTGGGCTGA
- a CDS encoding dynamin family protein has product MLVSSPVQHLLSRERELLGDLQAFLEAQGAPPEVVEHARTATRMLDEAFLLVVVGEFNAGKSSFVNALLGAQVLPEGVTPTTDRIYVLVHGETPGQLEPTRDPFVSRLTHPLPSLEGVALVDTPGTNAIIRQHQALTEGFLPRADLVLFLTSADRPFTESERQFLTLAARWGRSVVMVVNKADLLETPEQAEQVRAFVETGARGVLGLNPPVFLVSARREQRGGDAGFAALRGALRERLSETERARLKLASPLGTAAELLSGEAQRTEAARATLHEDLRVLRELEQQRERHREATRGELDAQLGRVGRLLSEFEVRADKFIDDKLRFGNLRGLMNSRDLEEQFRREAVAELPEAIERQFGAMIDRFVETNLHFWEDVQTLLIRRQPSGEVARTRFSYDRGALLEGIAGSAREQLSATTEHHLARQFSQDAEDAMKGVIGSLAGGVGIGAGVGALIGATAFDFTGGILAGLTLGSLGLLLLPGKRTQAHRQLRQRVAELREALERIVRREYEQEQERADARLSEATLPFTRFTEQQREQLSGAAERSAELRARVEALQTEVARLGA; this is encoded by the coding sequence ATGCTCGTTTCCAGTCCGGTTCAGCATCTTCTGTCACGCGAACGCGAACTGCTCGGGGACCTGCAAGCGTTTCTGGAGGCGCAGGGCGCTCCGCCCGAGGTCGTCGAGCACGCCCGGACTGCCACACGCATGCTCGACGAGGCGTTCTTGCTGGTGGTGGTCGGAGAATTCAATGCGGGCAAGAGCAGCTTCGTCAACGCGCTGCTCGGTGCCCAGGTGCTGCCCGAAGGCGTCACCCCCACCACCGACCGGATTTACGTGCTGGTCCACGGCGAGACGCCCGGACAGCTCGAACCCACCCGTGACCCCTTCGTCAGCCGCCTGACCCACCCTCTCCCGAGTCTCGAAGGGGTGGCGCTGGTGGACACGCCCGGCACCAACGCGATCATCCGGCAACACCAGGCGCTGACCGAGGGCTTTTTGCCCCGCGCCGACCTGGTGCTGTTCCTGACGAGTGCCGACCGGCCCTTTACCGAGTCCGAGCGGCAGTTCCTGACCCTGGCCGCCCGCTGGGGCCGCAGTGTGGTGATGGTGGTCAACAAGGCCGACCTGCTGGAAACCCCCGAACAGGCCGAGCAGGTGCGGGCCTTCGTGGAAACGGGCGCGCGGGGCGTGCTGGGGCTGAACCCGCCGGTGTTTCTGGTCAGCGCCCGGCGCGAGCAGCGGGGAGGCGACGCGGGCTTTGCTGCGCTGCGCGGGGCGCTGCGTGAGCGGCTCTCGGAAACCGAGCGGGCGCGGCTCAAGCTCGCCTCGCCGCTGGGCACGGCGGCGGAACTGCTCAGCGGCGAGGCGCAGCGCACCGAGGCGGCGCGGGCCACCCTGCATGAAGACCTGCGCGTCCTGCGCGAGCTGGAGCAGCAGCGGGAGCGGCACCGCGAGGCGACGCGGGGCGAACTCGACGCGCAACTCGGGCGGGTGGGGCGGCTGCTCAGCGAGTTCGAGGTGCGGGCCGACAAGTTCATCGACGACAAGCTGCGTTTCGGCAACCTGCGCGGCCTGATGAACTCGCGCGATCTCGAAGAGCAGTTCCGTCGTGAAGCGGTGGCCGAGTTGCCGGAGGCCATCGAGCGGCAGTTCGGGGCCATGATCGACCGCTTCGTCGAGACCAACCTGCACTTCTGGGAAGACGTGCAGACCCTGCTCATTCGCCGCCAGCCCAGCGGCGAGGTCGCCCGCACCCGCTTTTCCTATGACCGGGGAGCGCTGCTTGAGGGCATCGCCGGAAGTGCCCGCGAGCAGCTTTCGGCCACCACCGAGCACCACCTCGCCCGGCAGTTCTCGCAGGACGCCGAGGACGCCATGAAAGGAGTCATCGGCAGTCTGGCCGGGGGCGTGGGCATCGGCGCGGGTGTCGGCGCCCTGATCGGGGCCACCGCCTTCGACTTTACGGGGGGCATTCTGGCGGGGCTGACCCTCGGCAGCCTGGGCCTGCTGCTGCTGCCCGGCAAGCGCACCCAGGCGCACCGGCAACTGCGGCAGCGGGTGGCCGAGCTGCGTGAAGCCCTCGAACGCATCGTTCGCCGCGAGTACGAGCAGGAGCAGGAACGGGCCGACGCCCGGCTGAGCGAAGCGACCCTGCCTTTTACCCGCTTTACCGAGCAGCAGCGCGAGCAACTGAGCGGCGCGGCGGAGCGTTCGGCAGAGTTGCGGGCGCGGGTGGAAGCCCTGCAGACCGAGGTGGCCCGCCTGGGCGCCTGA
- a CDS encoding cation diffusion facilitator family transporter → MSAASPAAMSSLPPVRVAALGVGVALLVLGLKFVAYRLTGSVALYSDALESIINVVASGAALLALWVAARPADASHPYGHTKAEYLSAVVEGVLIVLAALSILRVAVPELSHPRVVDAPWLGLGINLGASIINLIWASVLLRFGKASRSPALTADGKHVMSDVVTSVGVLIGVVLARFTGWHVLDPLLALLVAVNILWSGWGLLSSSVGGLMDAGVDPDTDTQLRRVISEEAIGALEIHDLRTRHSGQLTFVEFHLVVPSEMTVRDAHTICDRLEDAIQRVIGGAHVTIHVEPQDQAKHSGVLVI, encoded by the coding sequence ATGAGCGCCGCCTCGCCCGCCGCTATGTCCTCTCTGCCTCCTGTGCGGGTCGCCGCCCTGGGGGTGGGGGTGGCCCTGCTGGTGCTGGGGCTGAAGTTCGTCGCTTACCGCCTGACCGGCAGCGTGGCGCTGTACTCCGACGCCCTGGAAAGCATCATCAACGTGGTGGCCTCGGGCGCGGCGCTGCTGGCGCTGTGGGTGGCGGCCCGCCCCGCCGACGCCTCGCACCCCTACGGCCACACCAAGGCGGAATACCTCAGCGCCGTGGTCGAAGGGGTGCTGATCGTGCTGGCCGCGCTGAGCATCCTGCGGGTGGCGGTCCCGGAGCTTTCTCACCCCAGGGTGGTGGACGCCCCCTGGCTGGGGCTGGGCATCAACCTGGGGGCCAGCATTATCAATCTGATCTGGGCCAGCGTGCTGCTGCGCTTCGGCAAGGCGAGCCGCAGTCCGGCACTGACCGCCGACGGCAAGCATGTCATGAGCGACGTGGTGACCAGCGTGGGCGTGCTGATCGGGGTGGTGCTCGCCCGCTTCACCGGCTGGCACGTGCTCGACCCGCTGCTCGCGCTGCTCGTGGCGGTCAACATTCTCTGGAGCGGCTGGGGCCTGCTCAGCAGCAGCGTGGGCGGCCTGATGGACGCGGGGGTGGACCCCGACACCGACACGCAACTGCGCCGGGTCATCAGCGAGGAGGCCATCGGCGCCCTGGAAATCCACGACCTGCGCACCCGGCACTCGGGGCAGCTCACCTTCGTCGAGTTTCACCTCGTCGTGCCCAGCGAAATGACGGTGCGTGACGCCCACACCATCTGTGACCGCCTGGAAGACGCCATTCAGCGCGTCATCGGCGGCGCCCACGTCACCATCCACGTGGAGCCGCAGGACCAGGCCAAGCACTCGGGCGTGCTGGTCATCTGA